Proteins encoded within one genomic window of Triticum aestivum cultivar Chinese Spring chromosome 2D, IWGSC CS RefSeq v2.1, whole genome shotgun sequence:
- the LOC123053701 gene encoding thiosulfate/3-mercaptopyruvate sulfurtransferase 1, mitochondrial isoform X2, translating into MNLMYSFFIQLPHVLPSEKAFYAAVSSLGIYSKDVYDGKGLFSAACVWWMFRAYGHDKVWVLDGGLPQWRASGYGVESSASSDAILKASAASEAIEKVYQGQSDMDRGDYFELSLGKKDLDRSKKYIQTLQLIFFQS; encoded by the exons ATGAACTTAATGTATTCTTTTTTTATTCAGTTGCCACACGTGCTGCCATCTGAAAAAGCATTTTATGCTGCTGTATCTTCCCTTGGCATCTACAGCAAAGATGTTTACGATGGAAAGGGGCTATTTAGCGCCGCTTGTGTTTGGTG GATGTTTCGTGCTTATGGACATGACAAAGTCTGGGTTTTGGATGGAGGTTTGCCCCAGTGGCGTGCTTCTGGGTATGGCGTGGAATCAAGTGCCTCCAGCGATGCTATCTTAAAAGCTAGTGCTGCTAGTGAAGCAATCGAGAAGGTTTACCAGGGGCAGTCG GACATGGATAGAGGAGATTATTTTGAATTAAGTTTGGGCAAAAAAGACCTGGACAGATCAAAGAAATACATCCAGACGTTGCAG CTTATTTTCTTTCAGAGTTAA
- the LOC123053701 gene encoding thiosulfate/3-mercaptopyruvate sulfurtransferase 1, mitochondrial isoform X1: MNLMYSFFIQLPHVLPSEKAFYAAVSSLGIYSKDVYDGKGLFSAACVWWMFRAYGHDKVWVLDGGLPQWRASGYGVESSASSDAILKASAASEAIEKVYQGQSDMDRGDYFELSLGKKDLDRSKKYIQTLQVSPYSIAITIFVLVPRY, from the exons ATGAACTTAATGTATTCTTTTTTTATTCAGTTGCCACACGTGCTGCCATCTGAAAAAGCATTTTATGCTGCTGTATCTTCCCTTGGCATCTACAGCAAAGATGTTTACGATGGAAAGGGGCTATTTAGCGCCGCTTGTGTTTGGTG GATGTTTCGTGCTTATGGACATGACAAAGTCTGGGTTTTGGATGGAGGTTTGCCCCAGTGGCGTGCTTCTGGGTATGGCGTGGAATCAAGTGCCTCCAGCGATGCTATCTTAAAAGCTAGTGCTGCTAGTGAAGCAATCGAGAAGGTTTACCAGGGGCAGTCG GACATGGATAGAGGAGATTATTTTGAATTAAGTTTGGGCAAAAAAGACCTGGACAGATCAAAGAAATACATCCAGACGTTGCAGGTATCACCATATTCCATTGCTATTACTATATTTGTATTAGTACCCCGATATTAG
- the LOC123053698 gene encoding uncharacterized protein isoform X1, giving the protein MDLQLLKGDLASYLETKGRLQSYKVIRFALETARSLKEKRFSYAPESGVRYDGVYRLRTVGGRLVFSGGSQIHRCKDQYNWASHYFFPELGFQDVIFSFRHLVLSASRKKIVPLSVCLQMQSSDYDFACNHSAVGRSAYRVPPRRLLPPPTWDLTARSPPDTPTTLEAEQTPLARGHGNRVQDGDGAKEDSQTSTDCIVAAVPMEWRCSNHSEMEIRSSEETPMHRRLKENHEDSHAYCSPDSSMASYDS; this is encoded by the exons ATGGACCTGCAGCTACTCAAG GGTGATCTAGCGAGTTATCTTGAGACAAAAGGTCGCCTGCAATCTTATAAGGTGATCAGATTTGCCCTTGAGACTGCAAG GTCCCTCAAAGAGAAGCGTTTTTCATATGCTCCTGAATCTGGTGTGCGGTATGATGGAGTTTACAGATTGAGAACTGTTGGAGGAAGACTGGTATTCAG CGGAGGGTCACAGATTCACAGGTGTAAGGATCAGTACAATTGGGCCTCGCATTATTTTTTTCCAGAATTGGGT TTTCAGGATGTGATTTTCAGTTTTAGGCATTTGGTACTTTCGGCATCGAGAAAAAAAATTGTTCCTCTGAGCGTGTGCCTTCAAATGCAAAGTTCTGACTATGATTTCGCGTGCAACCATAGCGCCGTTGGCCGCTCTGCCTACCGAGtgccaccccgccgcctcctcccaccCCCCACCTGGGACCTCACCGCCCGCTCCCCGCCCGACACACCCACAACGCTTGAGGCTGAGCAGACGCCATTGGCCCGTGGGCACGGAAACAGAGTCCAGGATGGTGATGGTGCCAAGGAGGACTCTCAAACGTCGACCGATTGCATCGTTGCTGCCGTACCAATGGAGTGGCGCTGCTCCAACCACTCTGAGATG GAGATTAGATCTTCAGAAGAAACTCCAATGCATCGAAGATTAAAAGAAAATCATGAAGACTCACATGCATATTGTTCACCAGACTCATCAATGGCATCATACGACTCATAA
- the LOC123053698 gene encoding uncharacterized protein isoform X3, producing MDLQLLKGDLASYLETKGRLQSYKVIRFALETARSLKEKRFSYAPESGVRYDGVYRLRTVGGRLVFSGGSQIHSAVGRSAYRVPPRRLLPPPTWDLTARSPPDTPTTLEAEQTPLARGHGNRVQDGDGAKEDSQTSTDCIVAAVPMEWRCSNHSEMEIRSSEETPMHRRLKENHEDSHAYCSPDSSMASYDS from the exons ATGGACCTGCAGCTACTCAAG GGTGATCTAGCGAGTTATCTTGAGACAAAAGGTCGCCTGCAATCTTATAAGGTGATCAGATTTGCCCTTGAGACTGCAAG GTCCCTCAAAGAGAAGCGTTTTTCATATGCTCCTGAATCTGGTGTGCGGTATGATGGAGTTTACAGATTGAGAACTGTTGGAGGAAGACTGGTATTCAG CGGAGGGTCACAGATTCACAG CGCCGTTGGCCGCTCTGCCTACCGAGtgccaccccgccgcctcctcccaccCCCCACCTGGGACCTCACCGCCCGCTCCCCGCCCGACACACCCACAACGCTTGAGGCTGAGCAGACGCCATTGGCCCGTGGGCACGGAAACAGAGTCCAGGATGGTGATGGTGCCAAGGAGGACTCTCAAACGTCGACCGATTGCATCGTTGCTGCCGTACCAATGGAGTGGCGCTGCTCCAACCACTCTGAGATG GAGATTAGATCTTCAGAAGAAACTCCAATGCATCGAAGATTAAAAGAAAATCATGAAGACTCACATGCATATTGTTCACCAGACTCATCAATGGCATCATACGACTCATAA
- the LOC123053701 gene encoding thiosulfate/3-mercaptopyruvate sulfurtransferase 1, mitochondrial isoform X3, with the protein MNLMYSFFIQLPHVLPSEKAFYAAVSSLGIYSKDVYDGKGLFSAACVWWMFRAYGHDKVWVLDGGLPQWRASGYGVESSASSDAILKASAASEAIEKVYQGQSDMDRGDYFELSLGKKDLDRSKKYIQTLQGGLKYP; encoded by the exons ATGAACTTAATGTATTCTTTTTTTATTCAGTTGCCACACGTGCTGCCATCTGAAAAAGCATTTTATGCTGCTGTATCTTCCCTTGGCATCTACAGCAAAGATGTTTACGATGGAAAGGGGCTATTTAGCGCCGCTTGTGTTTGGTG GATGTTTCGTGCTTATGGACATGACAAAGTCTGGGTTTTGGATGGAGGTTTGCCCCAGTGGCGTGCTTCTGGGTATGGCGTGGAATCAAGTGCCTCCAGCGATGCTATCTTAAAAGCTAGTGCTGCTAGTGAAGCAATCGAGAAGGTTTACCAGGGGCAGTCG GACATGGATAGAGGAGATTATTTTGAATTAAGTTTGGGCAAAAAAGACCTGGACAGATCAAAGAAATACATCCAGACGTTGCAG GGTGGACTAAAATACCCTTGA
- the LOC123053698 gene encoding uncharacterized protein isoform X2: MDLQLLKGDLASYLETKGRLQSYKVIRFALETARSLKEKRFSYAPESGVRYDGVYRLRTVGGRLVFSMLSFGFTSCNVCKRRVTDSQFQDVIFSFRHLVLSASRKKIVPLSVCLQMQSSDYDFACNHSAVGRSAYRVPPRRLLPPPTWDLTARSPPDTPTTLEAEQTPLARGHGNRVQDGDGAKEDSQTSTDCIVAAVPMEWRCSNHSEMEIRSSEETPMHRRLKENHEDSHAYCSPDSSMASYDS; encoded by the exons ATGGACCTGCAGCTACTCAAG GGTGATCTAGCGAGTTATCTTGAGACAAAAGGTCGCCTGCAATCTTATAAGGTGATCAGATTTGCCCTTGAGACTGCAAG GTCCCTCAAAGAGAAGCGTTTTTCATATGCTCCTGAATCTGGTGTGCGGTATGATGGAGTTTACAGATTGAGAACTGTTGGAGGAAGACTGGTATTCAG CATGTTGTCCTTTGGTTTCACTTCCTGTAATGTCTGTAAG CGGAGGGTCACAGATTCACAG TTTCAGGATGTGATTTTCAGTTTTAGGCATTTGGTACTTTCGGCATCGAGAAAAAAAATTGTTCCTCTGAGCGTGTGCCTTCAAATGCAAAGTTCTGACTATGATTTCGCGTGCAACCATAGCGCCGTTGGCCGCTCTGCCTACCGAGtgccaccccgccgcctcctcccaccCCCCACCTGGGACCTCACCGCCCGCTCCCCGCCCGACACACCCACAACGCTTGAGGCTGAGCAGACGCCATTGGCCCGTGGGCACGGAAACAGAGTCCAGGATGGTGATGGTGCCAAGGAGGACTCTCAAACGTCGACCGATTGCATCGTTGCTGCCGTACCAATGGAGTGGCGCTGCTCCAACCACTCTGAGATG GAGATTAGATCTTCAGAAGAAACTCCAATGCATCGAAGATTAAAAGAAAATCATGAAGACTCACATGCATATTGTTCACCAGACTCATCAATGGCATCATACGACTCATAA
- the LOC123053701 gene encoding thiosulfate/3-mercaptopyruvate sulfurtransferase 1, mitochondrial isoform X4 — translation MNLMYSFFIQLPHVLPSEKAFYAAVSSLGIYSKDVYDGKGLFSAACVWWMFRAYGHDKVWVLDGGLPQWRASGYGVESSASSDAILKASAASEAIEKVYQGQSDMDRGDYFELSLGKKDLDRSKKYIQTLQS, via the exons ATGAACTTAATGTATTCTTTTTTTATTCAGTTGCCACACGTGCTGCCATCTGAAAAAGCATTTTATGCTGCTGTATCTTCCCTTGGCATCTACAGCAAAGATGTTTACGATGGAAAGGGGCTATTTAGCGCCGCTTGTGTTTGGTG GATGTTTCGTGCTTATGGACATGACAAAGTCTGGGTTTTGGATGGAGGTTTGCCCCAGTGGCGTGCTTCTGGGTATGGCGTGGAATCAAGTGCCTCCAGCGATGCTATCTTAAAAGCTAGTGCTGCTAGTGAAGCAATCGAGAAGGTTTACCAGGGGCAGTCG GACATGGATAGAGGAGATTATTTTGAATTAAGTTTGGGCAAAAAAGACCTGGACAGATCAAAGAAATACATCCAGACGTTGCAG AGTTAA